In Paenibacillus hexagrammi, the following are encoded in one genomic region:
- a CDS encoding alpha-amylase family glycosyl hydrolase: MTKSKSKQHRRVWSLVTALLLVVQLLAGLRPLAAYAADGPVADPLTSQPGGTNWVVVGSFQGWSNNSADTRMAYLGTGFYEYSTVLPAGHHEFKMVKSGTWEGFSDSGGNYGLDLAETSKVNFYLNEKTNQARISVPGVHGLSQYIPALSADKWPRLVGDIQSVFGEPVWSPDSSNQYFVDYNFDGTVYKLQCSLPIGKYKAKVIFGSNWTDSESYGDPNNTSDDQNLVVNVLDPADVTFSIDYSASPRALTHDYVAKDSAFDGLINQSSIKFDSRSITYKKPFGAIKQGQEDLTLRIAAQQGDVQLAKVELTSPDGISSNFTMNRVTSTNQLDYFETILPKTAFSKIGVWGYKFILIDGSTKVEYGDDSSRGGTGSVTNEGAVPFDLTVYDSSFQTPDWMKNAVVYQIFPDRFFDGDKSNNRAKLLDGYRGVIPNGDATSKGGQKLQYFDGGVPNDPAADQVWGQWSDVPENPDRITPENKPYFPNAKSDGAWTNEFYGGDIQGVQQKLSYLKSLGITTIYLNPVSWAASNHKYDATDYGHLDPMFGEPVYNTPGDPTSGLNYTETRAKSDRVYQLFAKEARDLGMHILNDGVFNHVGDDSIYFDRYSKYPEIGAYEYWAKVFDMMKAQNITQSDAETAVRADFESQMNPLTGVNYKYPDDFRYISWFTVTSNKVKNHDDDGLHYAYDAWWGYDSLPAMDAKEPQLSATDYYPADTDSIPGQHEWNNIGYREAVIGHDLNGLTDPQAEQKMQETNSQRWLWMGSSGWRLDVAPDVSHGTWQQFRKAVKSATGRTDANGNPIEEPVILGEEWGVATPYLLGDQFDSVMNYRFRNAVQGFISSGDAATMNQALESIREDYPKEAWQAMLNLVDSHDTTRSITKYDHTDWEEEHKAIAPDATDKALKQQALTAIMQLGYPGAPTVYYGDEVGLTGTKDPDSRRTFPWERIADNGNGTFSGAGRYAELFGTYQKAAELRNNNDVFRTGDLKVAYANGDVVVYARKSDTKGALVAVNRGANAQTVQADVAGFLPDGLNLTDQLGGVATGTVTSGKVSLTIPALSGMMMLSDTSLSSVAQVTNLHAQGNNGNVSVSWDTVTGADSYHVYRAAIEGGDLQLVGDVTGTSWTDVNVQNGTKYYYTVTARLGANESTPCDMAAATPAFVITSVQTVQEATYMDVGVGRLTSEIKVSVNVPGLTDNAAYAGVEAPGLITKLFYYPSTSTIDQASETKLRYKSDDAGTGSKIYWSQFEPTYAGTYLYQAKVSSDNGETYVSSPTVTLQVYADSHDMTPPAAPVLNDIQVESNLAHLRWSLDDTDVSGIEVYRKDGTNDYHLVTTLAKTDREYVDYTVSNDTAYTYKVVAFDQAYNRASSAEKQVTPKLVMVDVKLRLHLPDYTPTTDGIFIAGDFNGWSASSTALKVPSGATDRSVVEYSFKMMAGKAIQYKYTRGDWDKEAFTSHQRLANDTVDPGNWAYSSTNTNMMLTISNQGDNQMVVDDYVLRWVDMPMMISLPRTSYGSDISYTTDESSMNLKAVVPFGVAFTINNQPIAAESMDAHGNVEVNNIPLNFGENQFVLHIEPTAETLALPFYEDKGRASQATKSLTINVTRTGESGGKKHNGSGSSGSSSTTDSNKQSVTLDQMKPNDKGRATVSLGAGMKELRLPIQASSAAGTSAVEVKGETVSVTLPSDVLKAASDLLTSEEQDGAEISLSVNKLDDTAKQEAKKSAVLPKQTDISFAGDVYDFTLSVVTKDGKTMTLSKFSKPVTLTFHVNADADAQMTGVYYISDSGQLEYIGGAWSNGELAADVTHFSRYAALEYHKTYADVPANHWASKPLAC, translated from the coding sequence ATGACAAAAAGTAAAAGCAAGCAGCATCGACGTGTCTGGTCTCTTGTTACCGCTTTACTGTTGGTGGTTCAGCTTCTTGCCGGTCTACGCCCATTAGCTGCATATGCGGCCGATGGTCCGGTAGCGGATCCGCTGACGAGCCAGCCTGGTGGAACGAACTGGGTTGTAGTAGGGAGCTTCCAAGGTTGGAGTAATAATTCTGCTGATACCAGGATGGCTTATTTAGGTACAGGTTTTTATGAGTACTCTACAGTTTTGCCTGCTGGGCACCATGAATTCAAAATGGTAAAATCAGGGACCTGGGAGGGGTTTAGTGATTCTGGAGGAAATTACGGACTCGATCTCGCTGAGACAAGCAAAGTTAACTTTTACTTGAACGAAAAAACCAATCAGGCAAGAATTAGTGTGCCTGGCGTACACGGGCTGAGCCAGTATATTCCGGCGCTAAGCGCTGATAAATGGCCTCGGCTTGTAGGAGATATTCAAAGCGTCTTTGGCGAGCCCGTCTGGTCGCCGGATAGCTCCAATCAGTATTTTGTAGATTATAACTTCGATGGTACGGTGTATAAGCTGCAGTGCTCGCTACCGATAGGTAAATATAAAGCAAAGGTTATATTCGGGTCTAATTGGACTGATAGTGAGAGCTACGGGGATCCCAATAATACTTCCGATGATCAGAATCTGGTAGTTAACGTGCTCGATCCGGCTGATGTTACGTTCAGCATTGATTACAGCGCCTCTCCGAGAGCGCTTACTCATGACTATGTAGCCAAAGATTCCGCGTTTGACGGACTCATTAATCAAAGCAGTATTAAGTTTGACAGCAGGTCTATCACATACAAGAAACCTTTCGGTGCTATTAAGCAAGGTCAAGAGGATTTGACGCTTCGAATTGCTGCGCAGCAAGGCGATGTGCAGCTGGCCAAAGTCGAACTGACTAGTCCGGACGGCATTTCCAGCAATTTTACGATGAATCGAGTGACTTCAACGAATCAGTTGGATTACTTCGAAACCATTCTGCCGAAAACTGCTTTTTCCAAAATCGGCGTTTGGGGTTACAAGTTTATTTTGATTGACGGCAGTACCAAAGTGGAATATGGCGATGACAGCTCTAGAGGCGGAACAGGAAGTGTAACCAACGAAGGCGCTGTACCTTTCGATCTGACAGTTTACGATTCTAGCTTCCAGACACCGGATTGGATGAAAAATGCAGTCGTGTATCAAATTTTTCCTGACCGCTTCTTTGATGGGGATAAATCCAATAACCGTGCCAAGCTGCTGGACGGCTATCGCGGTGTGATTCCGAACGGCGATGCGACAAGCAAGGGCGGGCAGAAGCTTCAATATTTTGACGGCGGGGTTCCTAATGATCCTGCTGCAGATCAAGTATGGGGTCAGTGGTCTGATGTGCCTGAGAATCCGGATCGAATCACACCGGAGAACAAGCCGTACTTCCCAAATGCGAAGTCGGACGGAGCGTGGACGAATGAGTTCTACGGAGGGGATATTCAAGGGGTTCAACAGAAGCTTTCCTATCTGAAATCTCTCGGTATCACGACGATTTACCTGAACCCGGTCTCATGGGCGGCGTCTAACCACAAATATGATGCTACCGACTATGGTCATCTAGACCCGATGTTCGGCGAACCGGTGTACAATACGCCTGGCGATCCGACTTCCGGACTGAATTACACGGAAACCCGAGCCAAGTCGGACCGCGTTTATCAGTTGTTCGCGAAGGAAGCCCGCGATCTGGGGATGCATATTTTGAACGACGGCGTGTTTAACCATGTTGGTGATGATTCCATTTATTTTGACCGTTACAGCAAATATCCGGAGATTGGTGCGTATGAGTATTGGGCAAAAGTCTTCGATATGATGAAGGCGCAAAATATTACACAATCCGATGCAGAAACAGCGGTACGTGCAGATTTTGAAAGCCAAATGAATCCCCTTACCGGTGTAAACTACAAGTACCCAGATGATTTCAGGTATATCAGCTGGTTTACGGTAACTTCTAATAAAGTTAAAAATCATGACGATGACGGACTGCACTACGCTTACGATGCATGGTGGGGCTATGATTCGCTTCCTGCCATGGACGCGAAAGAGCCTCAACTATCCGCAACGGACTATTATCCGGCTGATACAGACTCCATTCCGGGACAGCATGAGTGGAACAATATTGGTTACAGAGAAGCGGTAATCGGACACGATCTCAATGGACTGACCGATCCGCAGGCTGAGCAAAAGATGCAGGAAACCAATTCGCAGAGATGGCTCTGGATGGGCTCCAGCGGCTGGCGCTTGGACGTTGCTCCTGATGTCTCCCACGGCACCTGGCAGCAGTTCCGCAAGGCGGTGAAATCAGCTACAGGACGTACGGACGCGAACGGTAATCCGATCGAAGAACCGGTTATTCTTGGTGAGGAGTGGGGCGTGGCAACGCCGTACTTGCTCGGAGATCAATTCGACTCGGTTATGAACTATCGTTTCCGTAATGCGGTACAGGGCTTTATCAGCAGCGGCGATGCTGCAACGATGAATCAGGCACTCGAATCCATTCGTGAGGATTATCCAAAAGAAGCATGGCAAGCCATGCTGAACCTGGTGGATTCACATGACACTACGCGTTCCATTACCAAATATGATCACACGGATTGGGAAGAAGAGCACAAGGCCATTGCCCCGGATGCTACGGATAAAGCACTGAAGCAGCAGGCGCTAACTGCCATTATGCAGCTTGGCTATCCTGGAGCACCAACGGTGTATTATGGCGATGAAGTGGGTCTGACTGGTACGAAGGATCCGGATTCCAGACGTACCTTCCCTTGGGAGCGGATTGCTGATAATGGGAATGGTACCTTTAGCGGAGCTGGTCGATATGCCGAGCTGTTCGGTACTTATCAGAAAGCTGCTGAGCTTCGCAATAACAACGACGTATTCCGTACAGGCGATTTGAAAGTAGCTTACGCAAATGGCGATGTGGTTGTTTATGCACGCAAAAGCGATACGAAAGGTGCGCTGGTTGCAGTAAACCGCGGGGCTAATGCACAGACGGTTCAAGCTGATGTTGCAGGCTTCCTTCCTGACGGTCTGAATCTCACCGATCAACTGGGTGGAGTGGCAACTGGCACGGTAACAAGCGGTAAAGTTTCTCTTACCATTCCTGCGCTTTCCGGTATGATGATGCTTTCCGACACTTCTCTTTCCTCAGTAGCGCAAGTGACGAATTTACATGCGCAAGGAAATAACGGCAATGTATCTGTAAGCTGGGACACTGTAACAGGAGCAGATAGCTACCACGTTTATCGCGCAGCGATCGAAGGCGGGGACCTTCAATTGGTTGGTGATGTAACCGGTACTAGCTGGACAGATGTCAACGTACAAAATGGAACGAAGTATTACTACACCGTAACTGCACGATTAGGAGCTAACGAAAGCACGCCATGTGATATGGCTGCGGCTACACCGGCGTTCGTGATTACGTCCGTACAAACCGTTCAGGAAGCTACGTATATGGATGTGGGTGTAGGCAGACTGACTTCTGAAATTAAGGTAAGCGTGAATGTTCCAGGCTTGACCGATAATGCCGCTTATGCAGGTGTAGAAGCTCCGGGACTCATCACGAAGCTGTTCTACTACCCTAGCACGAGCACCATTGATCAGGCTTCCGAAACCAAGCTGCGTTACAAATCGGATGACGCTGGCACAGGCTCCAAAATCTATTGGTCGCAATTTGAACCAACCTATGCAGGCACGTACTTGTATCAAGCCAAAGTTTCTTCCGACAATGGCGAGACCTATGTATCGTCTCCTACCGTAACCTTACAGGTTTATGCCGATTCTCATGATATGACACCTCCAGCGGCACCCGTGCTGAATGACATTCAGGTGGAATCCAACCTGGCTCATTTAAGATGGTCCCTGGATGATACCGATGTATCAGGTATTGAAGTTTATCGGAAAGACGGAACGAACGATTATCATTTAGTCACAACATTAGCAAAGACCGATCGTGAGTATGTGGATTACACCGTAAGCAATGATACGGCATACACGTACAAAGTCGTTGCTTTTGATCAAGCATATAACCGTGCAAGCTCTGCTGAAAAGCAAGTCACACCTAAGCTCGTTATGGTTGACGTGAAGCTGAGACTGCATCTGCCGGATTATACGCCGACTACCGATGGAATCTTTATCGCAGGTGATTTTAACGGTTGGAGTGCAAGCTCCACAGCGCTTAAAGTACCTAGCGGAGCTACGGACCGCAGTGTGGTTGAGTACAGCTTTAAAATGATGGCAGGCAAAGCGATTCAGTACAAATACACGCGGGGCGATTGGGATAAAGAGGCGTTCACTAGCCACCAGCGACTTGCTAACGACACCGTGGATCCGGGTAACTGGGCGTACAGCTCCACGAACACGAACATGATGCTGACCATTTCCAATCAAGGAGATAATCAAATGGTCGTCGATGATTACGTGCTTCGTTGGGTCGATATGCCGATGATGATATCCTTGCCGCGTACCTCTTACGGCTCGGACATTAGCTACACCACAGACGAAAGCAGCATGAATTTGAAAGCCGTTGTGCCGTTTGGCGTAGCCTTTACGATCAACAATCAACCGATTGCTGCAGAAAGCATGGACGCACACGGTAATGTAGAAGTGAACAATATTCCGCTTAACTTTGGTGAGAATCAGTTTGTCCTTCATATCGAACCTACGGCGGAAACATTGGCGCTTCCATTCTATGAAGATAAAGGCCGTGCCAGCCAGGCCACCAAGTCGCTGACGATTAACGTAACGCGTACTGGAGAGTCGGGCGGCAAGAAGCATAATGGTTCAGGCTCATCAGGTTCTTCTTCGACTACGGACAGCAATAAGCAATCCGTTACACTCGATCAAATGAAGCCGAATGATAAAGGACGCGCTACTGTTTCTTTGGGCGCAGGCATGAAGGAACTGCGTCTGCCGATTCAAGCAAGCTCAGCAGCCGGCACGAGTGCCGTTGAGGTGAAAGGCGAGACCGTCTCCGTTACGCTGCCATCCGATGTATTGAAAGCAGCTTCCGATCTGCTCACATCTGAGGAGCAGGATGGAGCGGAAATCTCCTTGAGCGTCAACAAGCTGGATGATACGGCAAAGCAAGAAGCGAAGAAGAGTGCAGTACTGCCTAAGCAGACGGATATCAGCTTTGCAGGCGATGTGTATGACTTTACACTTTCTGTGGTTACGAAAGACGGCAAGACCATGACCCTGTCCAAATTCTCTAAACCAGTGACATTGACATTCCATGTTAATGCCGATGCTGATGCGCAAATGACAGGCGTTTATTACATCAGCGACTCCGGGCAGCTTGAGTATATCGGAGGAGCTTGGAGCAATGGTGAATTGGCTGCAGATGTGACGCATTTCAGCCGTTATGCCGCATTAGAGTACCATAAGACATATGCCGATGTACCGGCTAACCACTGGGCTTCAAAGCCGTTAGCGTGCTAA
- a CDS encoding ABC transporter permease, translating to MFSAYMEIIRMRFLMMLAYRVNYYSGILIYALNIGSNYFIYKAIYSGHATIGGLTIGQMTTYVAISWMGRAFYFNNLDREIAGEIRDGSVAIQFIRPYNYVIVKMMQGLGEGVFRLLLFTVPGMIFVWLLLPIELPTEPGRWGLYLLMLFLSFLINTQLNIITGLCAFFLENNEGLMRMKRVAVDLFSGLLLPISLFPGWAAAILGWLPFQAITYLPSAVFTGKFTGAEVYHQIGIQVMWFALLIIPILFIWYKSRTRLFVQGG from the coding sequence ATGTTTAGCGCTTATATGGAAATCATACGCATGCGTTTTCTGATGATGCTCGCCTATCGTGTGAATTATTACAGCGGCATCCTGATTTACGCCTTGAATATCGGCTCTAACTATTTCATCTATAAGGCCATATATAGCGGGCACGCAACGATTGGCGGTCTGACAATTGGCCAAATGACAACTTATGTCGCTATTTCCTGGATGGGCAGAGCCTTCTATTTCAATAACCTGGATCGGGAGATTGCCGGTGAAATTCGCGATGGCAGTGTTGCTATTCAATTTATACGACCCTACAATTATGTGATTGTCAAAATGATGCAGGGTTTGGGTGAAGGCGTGTTTCGTCTCCTGCTGTTTACCGTTCCGGGGATGATCTTTGTGTGGCTGCTGCTTCCAATTGAATTGCCGACTGAGCCTGGACGTTGGGGCCTTTATTTACTGATGTTGTTCCTTAGCTTTTTAATCAATACTCAGCTCAATATCATCACGGGGCTGTGTGCGTTTTTCTTAGAGAATAATGAGGGCTTAATGAGGATGAAGCGCGTAGCTGTGGATTTGTTTTCCGGTCTGTTGCTGCCGATCAGCTTGTTTCCAGGCTGGGCTGCTGCAATTCTAGGGTGGCTGCCTTTCCAAGCCATTACCTATTTGCCTAGTGCTGTCTTTACGGGTAAGTTTACGGGCGCGGAGGTTTACCATCAGATCGGCATACAGGTCATGTGGTTCGCTCTCCTTATCATTCCCATCCTCTTTATTTGGTACAAATCAAGAACTAGACTGTTCGTGCAAGGGGGTTAA
- a CDS encoding ABC transporter substrate-binding protein, whose translation MASSLAVFAAGCGSSTNNTATQSTAPAPTAAAEKAAATEPAKKKDVSIKVFQFKVEIADALNKMAQEYEKETGVHVDIETHGGGEDYGALLKAEFASGSEPEIYNNGGYAALKPYMDRAVDLSNEPWAKDLIDSAKLPTTVDGKLYGMPMNTEGYGLIYNKDLFAKAGITETPKTLSQLTDAVKKLQAAGITPFETTNEWWSLGIHLVNVAFANQDNPAQFIEDLKAGKTTIKGNKQFEDWANVVDLIFKNAQKNMLTTDYATQVADFAAGKAAMMQQGNWVQGDIDKVNAKLNLGVLPLPINDKEGKVYIGVPNNWIVNSKSAHPDEAKKFLNWMVASETGKKYLTQEFKFMPAEKNIPATPEQIGQIAAATQAQAATALGWHWDRFADGTTQGFGAAMQEYQGGKINKDQLLEKLDKAVQDIVKK comes from the coding sequence TTGGCTTCATCTCTAGCTGTATTTGCGGCAGGCTGCGGAAGCAGCACAAACAATACGGCCACTCAAAGCACTGCTCCTGCACCAACAGCGGCAGCTGAGAAAGCAGCAGCTACAGAACCGGCTAAGAAAAAAGACGTTTCCATTAAAGTGTTCCAATTTAAAGTAGAAATCGCAGATGCACTTAACAAAATGGCGCAAGAGTATGAAAAAGAAACGGGCGTCCATGTTGATATCGAGACTCACGGCGGTGGAGAAGACTACGGCGCTTTGTTAAAAGCTGAGTTTGCTTCTGGCTCCGAGCCGGAAATCTACAACAACGGAGGATATGCTGCGCTTAAGCCTTACATGGACCGCGCTGTTGATCTTAGCAACGAGCCTTGGGCCAAAGACCTGATTGATTCTGCTAAGCTTCCTACGACAGTGGATGGCAAACTGTACGGTATGCCAATGAACACAGAAGGTTACGGACTGATTTACAATAAAGATTTGTTCGCTAAAGCTGGTATCACAGAAACTCCTAAAACGCTTTCCCAATTGACAGATGCTGTGAAAAAACTGCAAGCTGCAGGAATCACTCCATTTGAGACAACAAATGAATGGTGGTCACTCGGTATCCACTTGGTGAACGTTGCTTTCGCCAACCAAGATAACCCTGCGCAATTCATTGAAGACCTGAAAGCCGGCAAAACAACGATCAAAGGCAACAAACAGTTCGAAGATTGGGCGAACGTTGTAGATTTAATCTTCAAAAACGCTCAGAAAAACATGCTGACTACTGATTATGCTACTCAAGTTGCTGATTTCGCAGCTGGTAAAGCAGCTATGATGCAGCAAGGGAACTGGGTACAAGGCGATATCGACAAAGTGAATGCGAAGCTGAACCTTGGCGTACTTCCACTGCCAATCAACGATAAAGAAGGTAAAGTATACATCGGCGTACCTAACAACTGGATCGTGAACAGTAAGTCCGCTCATCCGGATGAAGCGAAGAAGTTCCTGAACTGGATGGTTGCTTCCGAGACGGGTAAGAAGTACCTGACTCAAGAGTTCAAGTTCATGCCTGCTGAGAAGAACATTCCAGCAACACCAGAGCAAATCGGTCAAATCGCAGCAGCAACACAAGCTCAAGCGGCAACAGCACTTGGCTGGCATTGGGACCGTTTCGCAGACGGTACAACTCAAGGCTTCGGTGCAGCCATGCAAGAGTACCAAGGCGGCAAAATCAACAAAGATCAATTGCTTGAAAAATTGGATAAAGCCGTACAAGACATTGTGAAAAAATAA
- a CDS encoding carbohydrate ABC transporter permease, translated as MHSRRKGSEWLQQIVFTGPGQLFFFVIVLVPFLLGFYYSFTDWNGLDLDKANWTGLSNIQKIMTDDKLWASLWFTIRFAVVTVITVNVLAFLLAVLLVQPLKTRKALRTVFFMPNVIGGILLGFIWQFIFTKGFNTVGELTNIPFFQLPWLGTDTTAFWGIVIVFVWQTAGYMMVIYIAALAGLPKDLLEAARIDGAGYWDLLKSVMIPLIMPAITICLFLTISNAFKTFDLNLSLTKGGPGTSTQSLAYNIYAEALNNNRYGLGTAKAMLFFFCVSLITITQVWITKRKEVEA; from the coding sequence ATGCATAGCAGAAGGAAGGGCAGCGAATGGCTGCAGCAGATTGTGTTTACCGGACCCGGGCAGCTGTTCTTTTTTGTCATCGTCCTGGTGCCGTTTTTACTAGGCTTTTACTACTCGTTCACGGATTGGAACGGATTGGATTTAGATAAAGCCAATTGGACGGGATTGTCCAACATTCAGAAGATTATGACCGACGATAAACTCTGGGCGTCACTGTGGTTTACGATCCGTTTCGCGGTCGTTACGGTCATTACTGTGAACGTGTTGGCGTTCCTGTTAGCGGTTCTGCTGGTGCAGCCGCTTAAGACAAGAAAAGCGCTTCGTACGGTGTTCTTCATGCCCAATGTAATTGGAGGCATTCTGCTCGGCTTTATCTGGCAGTTTATTTTCACCAAGGGCTTCAACACCGTAGGGGAATTAACGAACATTCCATTCTTTCAGCTTCCTTGGCTGGGAACGGATACGACAGCATTCTGGGGGATCGTCATTGTATTCGTTTGGCAAACCGCCGGTTACATGATGGTCATCTATATCGCAGCGTTAGCGGGCTTGCCCAAGGATTTACTTGAAGCAGCGCGCATCGATGGAGCCGGTTACTGGGATTTGCTCAAGAGCGTGATGATTCCACTGATCATGCCTGCGATCACGATCTGCTTATTCTTGACAATCTCAAACGCATTCAAGACCTTCGATCTCAACCTATCCTTGACAAAGGGCGGTCCTGGGACATCTACGCAATCGCTTGCATACAACATCTACGCTGAAGCTTTAAATAACAATCGATACGGACTTGGTACGGCCAAGGCGATGCTGTTCTTCTTCTGCGTATCCCTCATTACGATCACACAAGTGTGGATCACCAAGCGCAAGGAGGTAGAAGCATAA
- a CDS encoding carbohydrate ABC transporter permease: MERALEKYTGKLFIFEIISIILGLMFLAPFYFVLVNSVKTLGEILTDAASLPAIFHWGNYSKVWDIINFPKILFNSFQITVISVIGIVLISSMTAYRLVRRPTIYNKILFNVFIASMIIPFQSVMLQLVRVTSILELRGNLFGIVSCYLGFGLALSVFLFHGFIKTVPMEIEEAAVVDGCTPFGVFFRIVFPLLRPIMVTVTMLNCLWIWNDYLLPVLVIGSNKELLTIPLAITKFFGQYTKQWDMALAGLAIGVTPIIVFFLFLQKYIVEGITAGSIKG; encoded by the coding sequence ATGGAGCGCGCTCTTGAAAAGTACACAGGGAAGTTGTTCATCTTTGAAATTATTTCCATCATTCTGGGATTGATGTTTCTGGCTCCTTTCTACTTTGTTTTGGTGAACTCGGTAAAAACGCTCGGAGAGATTTTAACGGATGCTGCTTCGCTGCCGGCTATCTTTCACTGGGGCAATTACTCGAAGGTTTGGGACATCATCAATTTTCCGAAAATTTTGTTTAACTCCTTTCAAATTACGGTTATCAGTGTCATAGGCATTGTGCTGATCAGCTCAATGACAGCGTACCGCTTGGTTCGCAGACCTACGATATATAACAAAATTTTGTTCAATGTCTTTATCGCATCGATGATCATCCCATTTCAATCCGTCATGCTTCAGTTGGTTCGAGTGACCAGTATTTTGGAGCTCCGGGGAAATTTATTCGGTATCGTCTCTTGTTACTTAGGCTTTGGCTTGGCGCTGTCGGTATTCCTCTTTCATGGCTTTATCAAGACAGTACCGATGGAAATTGAGGAAGCGGCAGTCGTGGACGGCTGCACGCCATTCGGGGTATTTTTCAGAATCGTGTTCCCGCTGCTTCGCCCGATCATGGTTACCGTCACCATGCTGAATTGCTTGTGGATTTGGAATGACTATCTGCTGCCTGTACTCGTTATCGGTAGTAACAAAGAGCTTCTTACGATTCCACTGGCGATCACCAAGTTTTTCGGTCAATACACCAAACAGTGGGATATGGCGCTTGCGGGTCTTGCCATTGGCGTAACGCCGATTATCGTATTCTTCCTGTTCTTGCAAAAGTACATCGTGGAAGGCATCACAGCAGGCTCCATCAAAGGTTAA
- a CDS encoding pentapeptide repeat-containing protein codes for MEEHIEAMGESVKIMDKEFQADCENCFGLCCVALPFAASADFAMDKDAGMPCPNLKADYRCGVHSNLRKLGFRGCTVYDCLGAGQRVSQSTFEGRDWRQSPELAKLMFEVYPIMKQLHELLWYLKEALSLKAAQSIHADLQAAFEETRQLTQLSPEKLKALDVPAQRARVNELLLKTSELVRADAWRKHAGAPKKNQTYSRGADLIGAKLQKADLRCENLRGAYLIAADLRGADLRSADLIGADFRDADLSGADLTDSFFLTQAQLNAARGSAATKVPSSLVRPGHWSV; via the coding sequence ATGGAGGAGCATATAGAAGCCATGGGTGAGAGTGTTAAAATAATGGACAAGGAGTTTCAAGCAGATTGCGAAAACTGCTTTGGGTTATGCTGCGTAGCACTGCCCTTTGCGGCTTCCGCTGATTTCGCGATGGATAAAGATGCCGGGATGCCATGCCCGAATCTGAAGGCGGATTATCGCTGTGGTGTACACAGCAATCTTCGGAAGTTGGGCTTTCGCGGTTGTACCGTATATGACTGCCTCGGCGCGGGTCAGAGGGTTTCCCAATCAACCTTCGAAGGAAGGGATTGGCGGCAGTCACCGGAATTGGCAAAGCTGATGTTCGAGGTGTACCCCATTATGAAGCAGCTGCATGAGCTGCTTTGGTATTTGAAAGAGGCGCTTAGCTTGAAAGCGGCACAGAGCATACATGCTGATCTGCAGGCCGCATTCGAAGAGACTCGGCAGCTCACACAGCTCAGTCCTGAGAAGCTGAAGGCTCTGGATGTGCCTGCACAGCGAGCAAGGGTCAACGAGCTGCTTCTAAAAACGAGCGAGCTTGTTCGCGCGGATGCATGGCGTAAGCATGCAGGGGCCCCGAAGAAGAACCAAACATACAGCCGAGGTGCCGATCTAATCGGTGCCAAGCTCCAAAAGGCGGATCTTCGCTGTGAGAACTTGAGAGGCGCCTATCTAATTGCAGCTGACCTGCGGGGAGCGGATTTGAGATCGGCGGATCTGATCGGAGCTGACTTTAGGGATGCTGACCTTAGCGGAGCCGACCTCACAGATAGTTTTTTCCTCACCCAAGCGCAGTTGAATGCGGCTAGGGGGAGCGCTGCAACCAAAGTGCCTTCTTCCTTAGTTCGACCAGGACATTGGTCGGTCTAG